From a region of the Candida albicans SC5314 chromosome 1, complete sequence genome:
- the TYE7 gene encoding regulatory transcription factor TYE7 (bHLH transcription factor; control of glycolysis; required for biofilm formation; hyphally regulated by Cph1, Cyr1; flucytosine, Hog1 induced; amphotericin B, caspofungin repressed; induced in flow model biofilm and planktonic cultures) has protein sequence MSSFQQENQLNANNNNNNVMNEYISYSVPLSPVTTNENPQDYWMNGLIANSVPISQTTSNSDINYSQPPNPINFNSIFEGVNIFSNDDFTSSSNDISLANSPETNATSDSIAQNLDEVKVKLENHNQARLDALEFAFETKSILKEQPKIKQEPGTKAATKPKRRAPRKKLTESQKKAHNKIEKRYRININAKIAGIQKIIPWVAFEKTAFETGEENETEAEAKNNTRLNKSMILEKATEYILHLQKKEEEYMAENQKLREQVIKLGGEI, from the coding sequence atgaGTTCATTCCAGcaagaaaatcaattgaacgctaacaacaacaacaacaatgtcATGAATGAATATATTAGCTATTCGGTTCCATTATCTCCTGTCACTACAAACGAAAACCCTCAAGATTATTGGATGAACGGTTTGATTGCAAATTCTGTTCCGATCTCGCAAACCACAAGCAACTCCGATATCAATTATAGCCAACCACCAAATCCTATTAacttcaattcaatttttgaaggTGTTAACATTTTCTctaatgatgatttcaCTTCTTCATCTAACGACATATCGTTAGCCAATAGTCCAGAAACTAATGCCACATCAGACAGTATTGCGCAAAACTTAGATGAGGTTAAAGTCAAATTAGAAAACCACAATCAAGCTAGACTAGATGCTTTGGAATTCGCTTTTGAAACCAAATCAATACTAAAAGAACAaccaaaaatcaaacaagaaCCAGGTACGAAGGCAGCTACTAAACCAAAGAGAAGAGCACCAAGAAAGAAGTTGACCGAATCACAAAAGAAAGCTCataacaaaattgaaaagagGTATAGAATCAACATTAATGCCAAGATTGCCGGCATTCAGAAAATCATTCCTTGGGTGGCTTTTGAAAAGACTGCTTTTGAAACTggtgaagaaaatgaaactGAAGCTGAAGCCAAGAATAATACTAGACTTAATAAGTCGATGATCTTGGAGAAAGCTACTGAGTATATTCTTCATTTACagaaaaaggaagaagaatacATGGctgaaaatcaaaaattaagaGAACAAGTTATTAAATTGGGTGGTGAAAtatga
- the PSA2 gene encoding Psa2p (Mannose-1-phosphate guanyltransferase; Hap43, macrophage-repressed; stationary phase enriched protein; Spider biofilm induced; rat catheter biofilm repressed), which produces MTLKVLILVGGETTGTRFRPLSMECPKLLFPLCGKPLVSHIIDNLTDQFPIDDLEILLMGFFKGQHKTMFQDYIQNVNKSNPDLRIKYLSEPFPLGTAGGLYHFKDEIFTDSNCKLLMIHGDVICNYPFKDMLEFFEQTKSNITLYGVDPVSLLKRSQAQILVVNGTENGDEAHDDDIVTKFGAIVAERKNSKVVHYVEKPSSSISEFRQDSTFEILLNGGIYIFDRSILDLLTSAEIKKKNSIQFDDGLDDNDSNDNDNSDNVLSLELDVFKTLPQLDNTNFNVFKSNGFWYQLKSPLSALLANNFFLAQSGGTKLSAGVELVQPVQILTESIAQAKSCKIGPNVSIGKNVTIGNGVRMVNCIVCDDVTIGDNTIIKNAIIANGTKIGKWCRIEGTITASILASNVISSSSAAYMKSLNDIVILCQNTVVHNQVFVYNSVVLPHKELKKDVKYEIIM; this is translated from the coding sequence ATGACATTAAAGGTGCTTATTTTAGTTGGTGGGGAGACCACGGGAACAAGATTCAGACCACTTTCCATGGAATGTcctaaattattattcccATTATGTGGTAAACCATTGGTTTCAcatattattgataatttaactgatcaatttccaattgatgatttagaGATTTTATTGATGGGGTTTTTCAAAGGTCAACACAAAACCATGTTCCAGGACTACATTCAAAATGTCAACAAGTCGAATCCTGATTTGAGAATCAAGTATTTGTCGGAACCATTCCCATTGGGAACTGCGGGTGGATTATACCATTTCAAAGATGAGATTTTCACTGATTCAAActgtaaattattaatgatcCATGGTGATGTCATTTGCAACTATCCATTCAAAGACATGttggaattttttgaacaaacaaaatcaaatatcaCTTTATATGGTGTTGATCCAGTTTCATTACTTAAAAGATCACAAGCTCAAATTTTGGTTGTAAATGGTACTGAAAATGGTGATGAGGCacatgatgatgatatagTTACCAAATTTGGTGCTATAGTTGCTGAAAGAAAGAACTCTAAAGTGGTTCATTATGTTGAAAAACCAAGTAGTTCCATTTCTGAATTTAGACAAGACAGtacttttgaaatattattgaatggtggtatttatatatttgataGATCAATCTTAGACTTATTGACGCTGGCtgaaattaagaaaaaaaattcaatccAGTTTGATGATGGATTAGATGACAACGACAGCAACGACAACGACAACAGCGATAATGTTCTTTCATTAGAGTTGGATGTTTTTAAGACTTTACCACAACTTGACAATACAAATttcaatgttttcaaatcaaatggtTTTTGGtatcaattgaaactgCCACTCTCTGCATTGTTGGCTAATAACTTCTTTTTGGCACAAAGCGGAGGTACAAAATTGTCTGCTGGCGTTGAACTTGTCCAACCAGTACAAATTTTGACAGAGAGTATAGCTCAAGCCAAGTCATGTAAAATTGGACCTAATGTCTCTATTGGTAAAAATGTTACAATTGGCAATGGGGTCAGAATGGTCAATTGCATTGTTTGTGATGATGTTACAATTGGTGACAACACAATCATCAAAAATGCAATTATTGCCAATGGAActaaaattggaaaatggTGCAGAATCGAAGGTACGATCACAGCTAGTATTTTAGCAAGCAATGTGATTAGCTCCAGCTCTGCTGCATATATGAAGCTGTTGAATGATATTGTTATCTTGTGTCAAAATACAGTTGTTCATAATCAAGTGTTTGTTTACAACTCGGTCGTTTTGCCAcataaagaattgaaaaaggaTGTCAAGTACGAAATCATCATGTga